The Humulus lupulus chromosome 4, drHumLupu1.1, whole genome shotgun sequence genome has a window encoding:
- the LOC133832041 gene encoding uncharacterized protein LOC133832041 — protein MPRRDTPFNKEQSRFHNDNKRRAQNFQFRQGQNKKFEGGQQNGQSGFQQMPRCQTCGKNHFGECRLLTKSCFKCGKGDHFIKDCPLMKNQKMKDEPQRTNARVFTITQADADTNNSVVSGDIFASGILTHALIDSGATHSFASLTYV, from the coding sequence ATGCCTCGTAGAGACACTCCATTCAACAAAGAACAAAGCCGCTTTCACAATGACAACAAAAGAAGGGCCCAGAATTTCCAATTTAGACAAGGACAGAATAAGAAATTTGAAGGAGGTCAGCAAAACGGGCAATCTGGATTCCAACAAATGCCACGATGTCAAACTTGTGGAAAGAATCATTTCGGGGAGTGCAGGCTTTTAACTAAAAGCTGCTTCAAATGTGGCAAGGGGGATCATTTTATCAAAGATTGTCCATTGATGAAGAACCAAAAAATGAAGGATGAACCTCAAAGGACAAATGCTAGGGTGTTCACGATTACTCAGGCTGATGCTGATACCAACAACTCTGTTGTGTCAGGTGATATTTTTGCATCTGGTATTCTCACTCATGCATTAATAGATTCAGGTGCCACGCATTCATTTGCATCATTGACATATGTATAA
- the LOC133832042 gene encoding geranylgeranyl transferase type-2 subunit beta 1-like has translation MGELAAEKHANYIVSVEKKKGSFESVVIEHLRMNGAYWGLTTLDLLGKLHVLDVDQIISWLISCQHESGGFGGNIGHDPHVMYTLSVVQVLALFDKLDVLDIEKVSNYVAGLQNEDGSFSRDEWGEVDTRFSYIAICCLALVHQLNKINVEKAVKYIVSCKNLDGGFGCTPGGKSHAGQRSLHHIDKDLLGWWLCERQVKSGGLNGRPETLPDVCYSWWVLSSLIMINGVHWINKEKLVKFILDC, from the exons ATGGGAGAGTTAGCGGCGGAGAAGCATGCCAATTACATTGTATCAGTGGAAAAG AAAAAAGGGTCATTTGAATCTGTGGTGATTGAGCATTTGAGAATGAATGGAGCATATTGGGGGCTCACCACTCTTGACTTATTGGGAAAGCTTCATGTTTTGGATGTTGATCAAATTATTTCATGGCTCATAAGTTGTCAACATGAGTCAG GTGGTTTTGGTGGTAACATTGGGCATGATCCACATGTAATGTATACCCTAAGTGTTGTGCAAGTTTTAGCCCTCTTTGACAAGCTTGATGTTCTAGACATTGAGAAGGTGTCAAATT ATGTTGCTGGGCTGCAAAATGAAGATGGATCATTTTCCAGGGATGAATGGGGTGAAGTTGATACAAG attctcctatattgcaatatGCTGCCTTGCATTGGTGCATCAGTTGAATAAAATTAATGTTGAGAAGGCTGTGAAGTATATAGTTAGTTGCAAAAACCTGGATGGTGGATTTGGATGTACACCGGGTGGAAAGTCTCATGCTGGGCAAA GGTCTCTGCATCATATCGACAAAGACCTTCTCGGGTGGTGGTTGTGTGAGCGGCAAGTCAAATCTGGAGGTCTTAATGGGCGCCCAGAGACACTTCCAGAT GTCTGCTATTCATGGTGGGTCCTTTCTAGCCTGATCATGATTAACGGAGTACATTGGATTAACAAGGAAAAACTTGTGAAGTTCATCTTAGACTGCTAG